One Bacteroidota bacterium genomic region harbors:
- a CDS encoding amino acid permease, translating to MATNYFSRKPLSVLFAEADETGEHTLKRTLGARSLVMLGIGAIIGAGLFSITGGAAAHNAGPAVTISFVIAAVACAFAGLCYAEFASMIPVAGSAYTYSYATMGQFMAWIIGWDLVLEYAVGAATVSISWSRYLIKFLEHFNIHLPAQLTMSPWDTATLIDGTVVSGLVNLPAVFIVVLMSLVLVRGTQESSTVNSIIVALKVLVVIVFISLGWAYIKPENYVPYLPANTGNFGEFGWSGVVRAAGIIFFAYIGFDAVSTAAQEAKNPKRDMPIGILVSLAICTVLYILFAHVMTGLAHYTEFQGQDGIAPVAVAIAHTPYVWLQQAIILAILAGYSSVIMVMLLGQSRVFFSMSKDGFLPPVFSAVHKKFKTPWKSNLLFCLFVSLFAAFVPARVVGEMTSIGTLFAFVLVCLGVLVLRKTQPDAPRSFKTPWVPLVPILGMVSCFLMMASLPFDTWMRLMAWMALGFIIYFGYGKSRAKF from the coding sequence ATGGCCACTAATTACTTTTCACGGAAGCCATTGTCAGTGCTTTTCGCGGAAGCCGACGAAACAGGAGAGCACACACTTAAGCGTACACTTGGAGCGAGATCGCTGGTAATGCTGGGCATAGGCGCGATCATCGGTGCCGGACTTTTTAGTATTACCGGAGGTGCCGCTGCTCACAATGCCGGTCCCGCTGTAACAATTTCTTTTGTCATCGCTGCGGTTGCCTGCGCTTTCGCCGGACTTTGCTACGCCGAATTCGCATCCATGATCCCCGTTGCCGGCAGTGCATATACTTACTCTTATGCTACCATGGGTCAATTCATGGCCTGGATCATCGGTTGGGACCTGGTATTGGAATACGCTGTTGGTGCCGCCACCGTTTCTATTAGCTGGTCACGATACCTTATTAAGTTTCTTGAGCATTTTAATATACATCTCCCGGCACAATTAACCATGTCTCCATGGGATACGGCAACCCTGATAGACGGAACGGTTGTTTCCGGATTGGTAAACCTGCCTGCCGTTTTTATTGTGGTGCTCATGTCATTGGTCCTCGTTCGCGGAACACAGGAATCATCAACAGTCAATTCAATCATTGTAGCCCTGAAGGTTTTGGTCGTAATTGTTTTCATCAGTCTTGGTTGGGCATACATTAAACCGGAGAACTATGTGCCATACTTACCGGCCAATACAGGTAATTTTGGAGAATTCGGATGGAGCGGGGTTGTAAGAGCTGCTGGTATTATTTTCTTCGCCTACATAGGTTTTGATGCGGTTTCTACGGCTGCTCAGGAGGCAAAAAATCCCAAACGGGATATGCCAATCGGTATCCTGGTTTCACTGGCGATCTGTACAGTCTTGTATATTCTCTTTGCACACGTAATGACAGGCCTCGCGCATTATACAGAGTTTCAGGGCCAGGATGGTATTGCACCTGTAGCGGTTGCCATTGCTCACACGCCTTATGTGTGGTTACAACAAGCGATCATTTTAGCAATCCTTGCTGGTTATTCTTCTGTGATCATGGTGATGTTGCTCGGACAATCCCGCGTTTTCTTTTCAATGTCAAAAGATGGATTTTTACCACCGGTTTTCTCTGCCGTTCACAAAAAATTCAAAACTCCCTGGAAATCCAATTTGCTCTTTTGTTTGTTCGTAAGCCTGTTCGCTGCATTTGTTCCTGCTCGTGTTGTGGGAGAGATGACCAGCATAGGAACCCTGTTCGCATTCGTCCTTGTTTGTTTGGGCGTATTGGTTTTACGCAAGACCCAACCCGACGCTCCCCGCTCATTCAAAACACCATGGGTTCCATTGGTGCCAATACTTGGAATGGTTTCCTGTTTCCTCATGATGGCTTCCCTGCCATTCGATACATGGATGCGTCTAATGGCGTGGATGGCTCTTGGCTTTATTATCTATTTTGGTTACGGAAAATCCAGAGCAAAATTTTAA